TAGGTTTAATATCAAATCGAATAACTACTCGTGACAGCTAAAATATTTATTCTGGAAATGAAGTAAGTACTGATGACATGTTGTTGAGTATAGAGTTCTCATTAATCAATAAAAATATCAGCCATTATACACCGTTAGTGCAAAGATAACTGACAACCGCTTGGGAACAGACGCAGTATGGAGACGTGTTGTtacttgactagaaggaggcaGAAGTGGAATAGAGTCTGGACTTTGGACAGATAACAGAGAGACCTGCCGACGTCAGCACTCGACGTCACGCACGGCAGGTGCCGCGtgtcgcccgccgccgccgccgccgccgctgcgacGACCGCGGGGCCGGCACGGCGCTGCACAGGCAGCACGGAGCGCCGACAGCTTGCCCGCGCGCTACAGCTGCGTCACCTGCGTcgcgttgttggtggtggtggcggcggctccGGTGTGGCCGTTGTGCGCCGTCGTCTGCACCGGGATCCACCTGTCGAGCGCGCGCGGCCGGAACAGCTGGCAGAAGGTGACGCGGAACTGCCGACTCATGCTGCAGTACAGGATGAAGTTGACGGCCGAGTTGAGTAGCGCGAGCGCGTCCATGAGCTCACCCAGCGGCACGTAGCACTCGGCGAAAAAGCGCTGGCCGAGTAGCCCGCTGAGGAGGCCCAGCACACCCTGGGGCAGCTCGGTGACCAGGAAGAGCAGCAGCACGGCCAGCAGCATGCGCGTCGTGCGGTCCGTCTGGCGCTCCTTGTCCTGCTGGCGCGACGACGCCGACACCGTCAGCTGCCGCCGGCGGCGCTTCGTCTCCACCAGCGCGGCGACGATGCGGAGGCTGAGCACCGTCAGTGCCGCGCACGGCGTCAGCTTGACGACGACGCCGTACACCCAGAAGTTGACGTCGCTCAGCAGGCCGCCGGCCGCCTGGCTCAAACGGCTCATCTGCACGAAGTGGAGCGTCGCGTTGCCCTCGGACAGCTCGGCCACCTCGAAGGCTAGGTAGTGCGGCGTGCACAGCAGCGGGCCCAGCACGTACGCCGAGCCGACCACGGCCAGCGTGCAGGGCATGCCTATCTGGCCGCGCTGCGGGTGCGCCACCGCCAGGTAGCGCCACACGGCCAGCGTCACCGTCAGCAGGATCGACACCGTGTGGCAGACCTGCGCGAAGTTGGAGTGGAACAGCACGAACACGGCCCACGCGTATGTGTACGTCTGCGCCCGCGGCCGCCGTAGCAGGTACATGTGCAGCGCGTACGGCACATACTCCACCATCACCAGGAGGTCGGCCACGGCCAGTCCCGTCAAGATGCTGTTGGTCGGTGAGATCATCTCGCGCCTCGTCAGCACGGCGATGTTCAGAGAGTTCGCCACCGAGCCGAAGATGCAGACGAAGAGGCTGAGGTACCCGTGCACTTCCTTGTAGCCTGCTTGGAATTGTTCCAGACCCGAACCGCAAAACTGCGGCTCCGACGTCGTATTTACATTTTTCACTTCGCCCATCAGAATACCATTCATACTCGTCCCATTCACGACACTCTCGGAAACCACTAAAACTGTCTCGGCAGCCATCCTCGTGACCTACACGACTGTCACTTGTTTCGAAACGACAGCCCTTATAGAACCGAAATGTCAACAAAAAGCGTCTGTTACACGCCTGACAAGTCTATATCTCTCCATTACTGTACACCAGTATTTTCTCAAAAGATCACAATTGTCAAGTATGCGTCTGTTAGTTGATATTCCCTTCGTGAAAAATCCCAGCAGTAAAGCTTTAAAATAACACGAGTCTTCTGTGTAAGTTTATATAGATCAGTGATTAGTCTACGGTCTACTGAGAGGTGACAGCAAGATCACCTTCATAATTCACACTCAAATTGTTAAATTTTGCCACTGTAGATTTTCAGAATCAACGCAATCACTTCCACATATTTACATCAAGTCTAACACGGATCATAAACATGTGCTTGGTTTTGCACGTTACTGGCAAGATTATTTCTAAATTACGTCACTTTTCTGCTGCGAGATTCCCATAACATGCAGTTGTACTCTGTGATACATTGACCATTTCTCTGTAGCAGGAATCTCCGATATAAGTAACCCGGAAAGTAACATATCTCACGATTTATTCTATTTTCAAACGGTCTTCATATGCTGTACACAAactctttccaaagtgttgcacgCACGCGTCATAAAGCGTAGAGACCTTCGGAAACTCTACTAACGTTGTTCGTGAAACCTTAGTAGTAGAGTGGATGTTATATAAAGCGTTATCATGACGCACGACGCCAAATAAGCTTTTTGTAAGTGAAAGAATTTTCGTGACAAAACTGTACTAACACTGTAGAACTGAAGTAAGAGTAGGCTAATAGAAGACCAGAATGCGACGTAACACGCACGGCAGCCGAGCGAAACTGCCTGCGTCGGCGCCCGTCTCTCAGACGGCCGTCCCGTTGAGGCGCGCGTGCTGTGCTGTGGTGCGAGCGCCGCGACACTACCGCACCCTCTGCTGCTGGCGTCGGCGTCGGCTGCCGGCGTCAGACTGCAGAGCGGCGCGGCGCCACGCGACTCGGCCACAGCTGCAACCGCGCATGCGCGCCGCCTCTCGCGCCGGTGTTCAGTGGGCAGTGTGTGACGACAGCCAGCGGTAGGGCGCCGCCGGCGGATGACGGTCCCGCGTCCCCCACGCGTTGTCTTTACGCACTCTTGAGCACACGTCTGTTTCGCACACCATGGCGCTCTCTGCTTTACAGCTGCGTCAGTGGCTAACGCGTCTGCATACCGGGCAAGTAACCAACCATTTTTTCCTTtatacaatacatctacatctatgtgataactctgctattcatagtaaagtgcctggcagagggttcaatgaaccaccttcaagcagtttctctaccgttccactctcgaacgacacgcgggaaaaacgagcacttaaatttttctgtgcaagcccctgatttctcttattttaccgtgataatcatttctccctatgtatgtgggtaccaacagaatgtttttgcgttcggaggagaaaagtagtatgaaatttcctggcagattaaaactgtgtgcctgaccgagactcgaactccggacccttgcctttcgcgggcaagtgctctaccaactgagctacccaagcacgactcacgccccgtcctcacagctttatttctgccagtacctcttctcctaccttccaaactttacagaagctctcctgcgagttcgagtctcggtccggcacacagttttaatctgccaggaagtttcatatcagtacacactccgctgcagagcgaaaatctcattctggaaacatcccccaggctgtggctaagccatgtttccgcaatatcctttctttcaggggtgtcgttctgcaaggttcgcaggagagtttctgtaaagtttggaaggtaggggacgaggtactgccagaagtacagctgtcaggacggggcgtgagtcgtgcttgggtagctcagttagtagggcacttggccgcgaaaggcaaaggtcccgagttcgagtgtcgatccgccacacagttttaatctgccaggaagtttcatatcagcgcacactccactgcagagtgaaaacctcattcctgAGGAGAAACTGCTGACagcagtttcatgagaagatcccgtcgcaacgaaaaaacgcctttgttttaatgattgccactccaattcacgtatcatgtctgtgacactaattcccgtatttcgcaataatacaaaacgagctgcctttctttctactttttcgatgtcatccgtcagtcccacatgatgcggatcccacaccgcactgcaatactacagaataggacggacaagcctggtgtaagcacaagtgttctgccaatgaatcgcagtctttggtttgctctacccacaatattatctatgtgatcgttccaatttaggttattggtaattgtaatccctaagtatttattagaatttacagccttcagatttgtgtgacttatcgcgtaatcgaaatttagctgatttcttttagtactcatgtgaataacttgaaaagtggctctgagcagtatgggacttaacttctgaggtcatcagtcccctagaactcagaactacttaaacctaactaacctaaggacatcacacacatccatgcccgaggctggattcgaacctgcggccgaagcggtcacgcggttccagacagtagcgcctagaaccgaatggccactccggccggcacgagaataacttcacactttcctttattcagggtcaattgccacttttatcactatacagatatcttatttgaatcattttgcaagtcgttttgatcatctgatgactttacaagacggcaaatgacaggaatatctgcaaacaatctaagacggctactcagattgtctcctatgtcgttaatatagatcaggaccaacagagggcctttaacacttccttggggaacgccggatattacttccgttttactcgatgactttccgtctgttactaagaactgagacctttctgacaggaaatcacgaatccagattcacaactcaggcgatactccgtaggcacgcaatttggttagaagacgcttgtgaggaacggtgtcgaaagccttctggaaatctaaaaacatggaatcaatttgacattccctgtcgatagcacttattacttcatgagtataaagagctagttgtgtttcacaagaacggtattttatgaatccgtgctaACTATGTGTCATTAAATCATTTTCgaggaggtacttcataatgttcgaatacagtatatgctccaaaacactactgcaaattgacgttagtgatataggcctgtaattcagcggattactcctacttccctttttgggtattggtgtgaaatgagcaactttccagtctttaggtacggatctttctgtgagcgagtggttgtatgtaattgctaaatatggagctgttttttcagcatattctgagaggaaccagactggcatacaatctggaccggaggccttgcctttattaagtgatttaaactgctttgttacaccgaggatatctacttctacgtttcttatcttggcagttgttcttcattggaattcaggaatatttacttcatctttaaCTTTTGCTCTTACCTGTTAAGGTTTCCTTTTTACTTGTATTTTTCACGACACGTTTCAAAACTTGCGATTTTCGTAGGCTACAGCATTTACTCGTGATGCTTTCAATGTATGAGGTGCTGCATCGTTCTGCTGTCTTTACATTGATATACGAAAACACGAACAAGTTTTAAAATAGTCAACACTGCTTCGTCTCCTCTTCGACAGCGCAGATGAACTGGTGACTTTCTTCCAAATACAAAGATAATTACAGAATCATAAATCATCTTAGAATCACACACCTAGCATCATTTtaaacacagtacatgaaaaatttcaaaatgtatttgcTTATTCATGGTGTTCTCGTAAGAGCATGCAGAGATGTAACAGTGGATAGAGAATActgcactgaacaatttgaggttggGCAcctgggtcggagaagccagcttgtgGTGGCAtgcaagtaaacttgtctaccgctttgtctagcgttACAGTTTTCCTGCCTATTTACAGCTGGCACGCTTAcatgtttacacgtactgtgctcttTACGTACATGTAcattgtaaggtgtatgcttcgccggcgatgggcgaggcatgacagaatctctgaccagagagtagtttattgttagttgttgcttgtcgcgagtctgcgctagtctgcgcgagtcgacagtagtagtcagtcggatactgtagtagtcggtcggatacagcagcgagtggacagtagtagtctgcgcgagtcgacagtagtagtcggtcagcTTTAGTAGCGATTGGACAGTAGTAGTATGCGGGGAgccggcatgcgtcggctgtgtgctctgctcgcgactctggtcaggactctggacgatgagtattgttgtagaaggtaaagaaacagcattgcgcatatctaataatgtatgttaattgtaattaatttgttcaaaaaatgccccaataataatttttttataaagtaacttttttaaagaaaaacattcatttcaatttaaagaatatttcctatgcattccctccaaatatatatatatatatatatatatatatatatatatatatatatatatatatatatacgccagcattgctgtgtagaagaatgtataattaagagcagatatagatgcagtttttattgaggtaagaatttttgtttttttattcagaatacagggccgaaggtcagcgctgctgcccttataaaatttaccagatattattatttctgttgagaggttacatttggttcatggttcattattcaattaatattattgtggattcatggtcaattatcattttcattcattaatttttgtgtggggaggttacgcttggctccattttgcattattgtttaacaatatttcgtgcggagaggttacacttggcaacatccggccaggatcgtatttctttgggaatcttctgataagtagtcacatatctgctcttatttagttaaacgtagtttgcatcaggcgcaacgcatttactaatttgtcattctttcttccacagatcatcggcaatttgttgctctttgttgtatttgtgtttgttgcattttgcattgtctttgtttcatttgtgaaaaactgttaacagtacatcgcgatgtacaatgagtgaaatggCCGACTCTAATAACTTGATCGATAATATTTGCGGCACTCAGTGTAATGCTGACAATCCTCCATttgcagacaatcagtgcgtaccgacgaCAAATAATGATTTTTactttaatgatgaacaaacgaattcaattgtgtcctctgttaatttgacgacaattgatgatgcgggttttttttataatgtaactcttttaaagaaaaacattcatatcaatttaaagaatatttcatatgcatttcctccaagaaacattgctgtgtcgaagaatgtataattaagagcagatatagatgcagtttttattgaggtaagagtttttgtttttttattcagaatacagggccgaaggtcagcgctgctgcccttatataATTTacgagatattattatttctgttatgaggttacatttggttcatggttcattattctattaatattattgtgggttcatggtcatttataattttcattcattaatttttgtgtagggaggttacgcttggctccattttgtattattatttaacaatatttcgtgCGGAGAGGTTATGCCgccgtgtccttcttacgctgttcgtcagcttcttctttctccttcttacattgtttctcatcttcttccttctccttcttacgttgttcatcagcttcttctttcattgatcgtaggaagctcagtattgggtttacgtcatctttttgatcctcttcaaacatgggcgatgtaactctggacgcCTGGGCGCCAGAGCTCtcacgtgaccgagctggcctctgtgtgcactcgttcgtttgactataaacttctgctaccgtctcgatctgtgtgcctgtctctgttccatcctccaaTTCACTATCATAATTATGGCcgtgacgttgctctaagatcgcgtccaaatcaccgtgctcatcaatgaccctgtcgtcctgtcctgctaaaaatgtgcccatctcatctccgaacctatccctgTCAGTAACGTGTCTCTTATCCTttatagtatccacttttgttttagcttcgctcactaatagccacgccttacttctcgtgatcattcatgagaaacaaaatgtatctaaaatacacaataaaaataatctactccctgtatttttacacatagacataaaatttcaacaacgctgttCCAACGTTGTAATTACAAGCACAATTTGATGTTGtgcagaaaccgcacacaaatccGACAAAGTGCGATGTGGTACGGACCCCAcatcaatgaaacacaaaaaacagtgaacaaaaaaatatatacactggaaacaaaaactgtaatcatgcgccgctacttaaaactaatcacggaACTATAAGAAAAAAACCTTGGgcattaatcaataaaaaattaagcaaaaaaaattctgaatgtccctactactaataatactggcttatcagcgattcacaggaaagatccaaggctaagggtcgccatattatgcgaggttccggggctagcagtgtatttaacactaaattctaggatctacatatgtaaatgatgctctaaacccccccccccccattctaactccgacttttgctgttgcacacggATTAagaaatatacgcgaactgactgtaatcaaccctgcaagtggagtagaagagagtttggcacctgcaataatttaatttgataaataagttaaataaacgaaggtttcattaacatagtgagaaatgataggtttgctctaccgattaacagaatgaatgttctgtccaaaataacaatatgatttattaagactaaacacaaaatactaaaccaaaacacatgaaacatttacaatacatcaaactggctcaaattggatactcatacaaacactgtaaaggtgaagttgtccctaaactagattttaaggtttaagacgaagtggtatgtggagccaattccttgctactCAAATCATAACAGAGGCACAcaactaacccaacattaattgctggtactcaagacagaacaaagttagaaaaagacgaacaggtgcactctgctgagctctgattatcacctaggaaaatccctatctgccggtgctgcggacatacattaccaaactgtcttcttaactgccagaacacgagctggcgtaccgtaggcgatggctggttgcttcgacgtcctcgaccgaaaggcgagagcccactacccacaagagcaccagtacaggccgaacacagaacattcccgcccccacgacagtggccgtggttaaatgttccaatcagcaactcgaaaaccggcggaaaattcctctccattgccggaacactaccattccaccaatggagattcttggcgccaatttctgcgctgattttgctacgtcacggagctatgccctgagcaagccaattacagttactattttgcagaaagcgcgggaattttcccgccacaactgcctgggtacacaggtcattcccacgcctcgctggtagcctgccaggaagtgttttcgctaagtttctgcgaagtaacggaacctctagcccagctgctacttcaggcaccggcgggcgtgtctcttaacaatgtcggcgtctggaaagcattcactcgactgcctcacacacgtcggtttaaccctctcgagatcagtggagcccgcctgtcaccggaccacctgggtgacgagagacgctgcgtgggaagtcagcgtgtgaaggaacagcaactttccaccgcatgcaattagagaggagaatcgtaagatagaaacaTGTCAGGGTGCTCATGCCACCTCTCTTcagtttaaagaatatttcctatgcattccctccaagaatatatatatatatatatatatatatatatatatatacacacacacacgccagcattgctgtgtcgaagaatgtataattaagagcagatgtagatgcagtttttattgaggtatgatttttgtttttttattcagaatacagagccgaaagtcagcgctgctgcccttataaaatttaccagatattattatttctgtagagaggttacatttagtcggcatgcgtcggctgtgtgctctgctcgcgactctggtcagggctctggacgatgagtattgttgtagaagg
This sequence is a window from Schistocerca serialis cubense isolate TAMUIC-IGC-003099 chromosome 7, iqSchSeri2.2, whole genome shotgun sequence. Protein-coding genes within it:
- the LOC126413145 gene encoding G-protein coupled receptor dmsr-1-like; amino-acid sequence: MAAETVLVVSESVVNGTSMNGILMGEVKNVNTTSEPQFCGSGLEQFQAGYKEVHGYLSLFVCIFGSVANSLNIAVLTRREMISPTNSILTGLAVADLLVMVEYVPYALHMYLLRRPRAQTYTYAWAVFVLFHSNFAQVCHTVSILLTVTLAVWRYLAVAHPQRGQIGMPCTLAVVGSAYVLGPLLCTPHYLAFEVAELSEGNATLHFVQMSRLSQAAGGLLSDVNFWVYGVVVKLTPCAALTVLSLRIVAALVETKRRRRQLTVSASSRQQDKERQTDRTTRMLLAVLLLFLVTELPQGVLGLLSGLLGQRFFAECYVPLGELMDALALLNSAVNFILYCSMSRQFRVTFCQLFRPRALDRWIPVQTTAHNGHTGAAATTTNNATQVTQL